Proteins found in one Oribacterium sp. oral taxon 102 genomic segment:
- a CDS encoding epoxyqueuosine reductase QueH, with protein MKEGEKQGGRAAEKPKQRQNYALLLERLIQEQVGRRPRLLLHACCAPCSSAVLEQIARYFRITIYYYNPNIMTEEEFRYRAAELRRLLSEMGLSGIELLVPAYRHQEFLEIARGLEREPERGKRCLRCYEQRLRRTAEALREHNRCADMDAQFDYFCTTLTISPMKDAQILNEIGMRIAEELGLHFLPSDFKKKGGYLRSTELSREYALYRQDYCGCEFSKAETQRKRRALS; from the coding sequence ATGAAGGAAGGAGAGAAGCAGGGAGGGAGAGCGGCGGAAAAGCCGAAGCAGAGGCAGAACTATGCGCTGCTTCTCGAGAGGCTGATTCAGGAGCAGGTCGGCAGGAGACCGCGGCTTTTGCTTCATGCCTGCTGTGCGCCCTGCTCCAGCGCCGTGCTGGAACAAATCGCGAGGTATTTCCGCATCACGATCTACTATTATAATCCGAATATTATGACGGAGGAGGAATTTCGCTACCGTGCCGCGGAGCTCAGGAGACTGCTTTCGGAAATGGGACTTTCGGGGATCGAGCTGCTGGTTCCGGCGTATCGTCATCAGGAATTCTTGGAGATTGCGAGGGGACTGGAGAGGGAGCCGGAGAGAGGGAAGCGCTGCCTCAGGTGCTATGAGCAGCGGCTTCGGAGAACCGCGGAGGCGCTCCGAGAGCATAACCGATGTGCGGATATGGATGCACAGTTTGATTACTTCTGTACGACGCTGACGATTTCCCCGATGAAGGATGCACAGATCCTGAATGAGATCGGTATGCGGATCGCGGAGGAGCTGGGGCTTCATTTTCTCCCTTCGGACTTCAAGAAAAAGGGCGGCTATCTCCGTTCCACGGAGCTGTCTCGGGAGTATGCGCTCTACCGGCAGGATTACTGCGGCTGCGAGTTTTCGAAGGCGGAGACGCAGCGGAAGCGGCGGGCGCTTTCTTGA
- a CDS encoding HPr family phosphocarrier protein, whose translation MISKAVKVINESGLHLRPAGVLTQTCIKFKSNIILHYGERDIVGKSVLNVMAAGVKKGATVIVECSGPDEEEALAAVVAAIESGLGEGTDASYFDRI comes from the coding sequence ATGATCAGCAAAGCAGTAAAGGTAATCAATGAATCGGGACTGCATCTCAGACCGGCGGGTGTCCTGACGCAGACCTGCATCAAGTTTAAGAGCAATATCATTCTTCACTACGGGGAGCGGGACATCGTCGGAAAGTCGGTTCTGAACGTTATGGCGGCGGGGGTGAAGAAGGGGGCGACAGTCATCGTGGAGTGCAGCGGCCCGGACGAGGAGGAGGCGCTTGCGGCGGTGGTCGCGGCGATCGAATCCGGTCTCGGAGAGGGGACGGACGCCTCTTATTTTGACAGGATATGA
- a CDS encoding Mrp/NBP35 family ATP-binding protein gives MAENQNPDSCNSNCSSCSSDCASRRAMQKSKLADGCSVKKVIGIVSGKGGVGKSTVTSLLASGACRDGFRTGIIDADITGPSIPKAFGLAHDGIAVTEDGKLMIPDKSANGVEIISTNLLLENETDPIIWRGSLVASAVKQFWEEVQWKDIDFLFVDMPPGTGDVPLTVFQSLPVDGIVVVTSPQELVSMIVAKAVNMAQKMNVPILGLIENYSYMQCPHCNERINVFGESHIDEIAAEHGLKVLAKLPLDPKNAQYMDCGAVESIDLTPMQKAIRAVESL, from the coding sequence ATGGCAGAAAATCAGAACCCGGACAGCTGCAACAGCAACTGCAGCTCCTGCAGCAGCGACTGCGCTTCCCGCAGGGCGATGCAGAAGTCGAAGCTCGCGGACGGCTGCAGCGTAAAGAAGGTCATCGGCATCGTTTCGGGCAAAGGCGGTGTCGGCAAATCCACCGTCACCTCGCTCCTCGCCTCCGGCGCCTGCCGTGACGGCTTCCGCACCGGCATTATCGATGCGGATATCACCGGCCCCTCTATTCCGAAGGCCTTCGGTCTTGCCCATGACGGTATCGCCGTGACAGAGGACGGTAAGCTGATGATCCCGGATAAAAGCGCCAACGGTGTAGAGATCATCTCCACCAATCTGCTGCTCGAGAATGAGACGGATCCGATCATCTGGCGCGGCTCCCTGGTCGCCAGCGCCGTCAAGCAATTCTGGGAGGAGGTGCAGTGGAAGGACATCGACTTCCTCTTCGTGGATATGCCGCCGGGAACCGGCGATGTCCCGCTCACCGTCTTCCAGTCCCTTCCGGTTGACGGGATCGTGGTCGTGACCTCGCCGCAGGAGCTGGTTTCCATGATCGTAGCGAAGGCAGTAAACATGGCGCAGAAGATGAATGTCCCGATCCTCGGGCTGATCGAAAATTATTCCTATATGCAATGCCCGCACTGTAACGAGCGGATCAATGTCTTCGGCGAAAGCCATATCGACGAGATCGCCGCAGAGCATGGGCTCAAGGTTCTGGCGAAGCTGCCGCTCGACCCGAAAAATGCGCAGTACATGGACTGCGGCGCAGTCGAGTCCATCGACCTCACTCCGATGCAGAAAGCGATCAGGGCGGTCGAGTCGCTCTGA
- a CDS encoding LysR family transcriptional regulator: MEQNLSGYKIFYEVASCGNISKAAKKLYISQPAISKSIVKLEDGLETKLFKRNSRGVTLTDEGAMLYEYIKEAFESINTAETELRRIKEFNIGHIQIGASTTLCRYILMPYLQRFMEQYPNIRVSIVTQGSAQTLALLDSRKLDLGLAAEPKSVHAELHIRKPMQIHDIFVATPQYLENLRSICGPDFQIFEEANLMLLDQNNMSRRYIDEYFKETGIEPIQILEVSTMDLLIEFAKVGIGVSCVIREFVQEELTKGTLVELPLPAPIPPRNIGFIFNPSNTSKSLNCFLETLDTE; this comes from the coding sequence ATGGAACAGAATCTTTCCGGTTATAAGATTTTCTATGAGGTTGCCAGCTGCGGCAATATCTCCAAAGCAGCGAAGAAGCTCTATATCTCGCAGCCTGCGATCTCGAAGTCCATCGTAAAGCTGGAGGACGGATTGGAAACGAAGCTCTTCAAGCGGAATTCCAGAGGCGTGACGCTCACGGACGAGGGCGCGATGCTCTACGAATATATTAAAGAGGCCTTCGAATCCATCAATACCGCAGAGACAGAGCTGCGCCGGATAAAAGAGTTCAATATCGGACATATCCAGATCGGGGCCAGCACGACGCTCTGCCGCTATATCCTGATGCCCTATCTGCAGAGGTTCATGGAGCAGTATCCGAACATCCGCGTCTCGATCGTGACGCAGGGCTCCGCGCAGACACTCGCACTGCTGGACAGCCGCAAGCTCGACCTCGGACTCGCTGCGGAGCCGAAATCCGTACACGCCGAGCTCCACATCCGGAAGCCGATGCAGATCCATGATATTTTCGTCGCAACTCCACAGTACCTCGAGAATCTCCGCTCCATCTGCGGCCCGGACTTCCAGATCTTCGAGGAAGCCAATCTGATGCTGCTGGATCAGAACAATATGTCCCGCCGCTATATCGACGAATACTTCAAGGAAACCGGCATCGAGCCGATCCAGATCCTCGAGGTCAGCACGATGGATCTGCTGATCGAGTTTGCCAAGGTCGGCATCGGCGTCTCCTGTGTCATCCGGGAATTCGTGCAGGAGGAGCTTACTAAGGGTACACTCGTCGAGCTTCCGCTTCCTGCTCCGATTCCGCCGAGGAACATCGGCTTCATCTTCAATCCCTCCAACACCTCGAAGTCTCTGAACTGCTTCCTCGAGACGCTGGATACAGAATAA
- the leuC gene encoding 3-isopropylmalate dehydratase large subunit: MGMTMSQKILAKHAGLCEVTAGQLIEARLDLVHGNDITTPVAIREMKKLGRKEVFDREKVVFVMDHFVPNKDITSAKCTQLCRNFAREQGLTNYFDVGRMGIEHALIPEQGLIVAGELSVGADSHTCTYGALGAFSTGVGSTDMAAAMATGRLWFKVPGAIRVNLVGRFRPWVSGKDLILHLIGEIGVDGARYQSLEFTGPGIAALSMDDRFTVCNMAIEAGAKNGIFPVDQKTITYIEAHSKKPYESFIADADAVYERELTIDLSALRPTVSFPHLPENTHIVGEFGEIPIDQAVIGSCTNGRLQDMEEAARVLAGRRIAENVRCIIIPATQEIYITALKRGWIQSFVEAGAVVSTPTCGPCLGGYMGILAPGERCISTTNRNFVGRMGDASSEVYLASPAVAAASAVTGRISEPAELGL; the protein is encoded by the coding sequence ATGGGAATGACGATGAGCCAGAAGATTCTGGCGAAACATGCAGGACTTTGCGAGGTAACAGCAGGGCAGCTGATCGAAGCGAGACTCGATCTGGTTCACGGCAATGATATCACGACACCGGTGGCGATCCGGGAAATGAAGAAGCTGGGGCGGAAAGAGGTCTTCGACAGGGAGAAGGTCGTCTTCGTCATGGATCATTTCGTGCCGAATAAGGACATTACCAGTGCGAAGTGTACGCAGCTCTGTCGTAATTTTGCAAGGGAGCAGGGACTTACGAACTATTTCGACGTCGGCAGGATGGGCATAGAGCACGCGCTGATTCCGGAGCAGGGTCTGATCGTAGCGGGAGAGCTTTCCGTCGGAGCGGATTCCCATACCTGCACCTACGGCGCGCTCGGTGCCTTCTCTACCGGCGTGGGATCAACAGATATGGCGGCGGCGATGGCGACCGGCAGGCTCTGGTTCAAGGTACCGGGGGCGATCCGCGTGAATCTGGTCGGGAGGTTCAGACCATGGGTGAGCGGAAAGGATCTGATCCTTCATCTGATCGGAGAGATCGGCGTAGACGGTGCGCGCTATCAGTCGCTCGAATTTACAGGGCCGGGTATCGCGGCACTGAGCATGGACGACCGCTTCACCGTATGCAATATGGCGATCGAGGCGGGCGCGAAGAACGGCATCTTCCCGGTAGATCAGAAGACGATCACGTATATCGAAGCGCATTCGAAGAAGCCCTATGAAAGCTTCATTGCGGATGCGGATGCGGTATACGAGAGGGAGCTGACGATTGACCTCTCCGCGCTGCGCCCGACGGTTTCCTTTCCGCATCTTCCGGAGAATACCCATATTGTGGGAGAATTCGGTGAGATTCCCATCGATCAGGCAGTGATCGGCTCCTGCACGAACGGACGTCTGCAGGATATGGAGGAGGCGGCGAGAGTGCTCGCGGGGCGGAGAATCGCGGAGAATGTACGGTGCATCATCATTCCGGCGACGCAGGAGATCTATATCACAGCGCTGAAAAGGGGCTGGATACAGAGCTTCGTGGAGGCAGGAGCGGTGGTGTCGACGCCAACCTGCGGTCCCTGTCTCGGGGGGTATATGGGGATACTGGCGCCGGGGGAGCGCTGCATTTCGACGACCAACCGCAATTTTGTCGGCAGGATGGGAGATGCCAGCTCCGAGGTCTATCTGGCATCTCCGGCGGTTGCAGCAGCCTCCGCAGTGACCGGCAGGATCTCAGAGCCGGCAGAGCTGGGACTGTGA
- a CDS encoding 3-isopropylmalate dehydratase small subunit, which translates to MRAAEGKCLKYGDNVDTDVIIPARYLAIQDKEELAVHAMEDIDRDFRRKLKAGDIVVGGRNFGCGSSREHAPQVLQTSGVGCVIAESFARIFYRNALNIGLPIVESPEAAREIQQGDQVRVDFDAGLIRDLTSGREYRTEPFPPFLQRMIEQGGLMASIRAQEDKAANS; encoded by the coding sequence ATGAGGGCAGCAGAGGGGAAGTGCTTGAAATACGGCGATAACGTGGATACGGATGTCATCATTCCGGCGCGGTATCTCGCGATTCAGGATAAGGAAGAGCTGGCGGTGCATGCGATGGAGGATATCGACAGAGACTTTCGCCGGAAGCTAAAAGCAGGGGATATCGTAGTCGGCGGCAGGAATTTCGGCTGCGGCTCCTCCAGAGAGCATGCGCCGCAGGTGCTCCAGACCTCGGGCGTGGGCTGCGTCATCGCGGAGAGCTTCGCGCGCATTTTTTACCGGAATGCACTGAATATCGGGCTTCCGATCGTGGAGTCGCCGGAGGCGGCGAGAGAAATACAGCAGGGGGATCAGGTGCGGGTGGATTTCGATGCGGGGCTGATCCGCGACCTGACAAGCGGCAGGGAGTACAGAACGGAACCGTTTCCGCCGTTTTTGCAGAGGATGATCGAGCAGGGCGGTCTGATGGCGTCCATTCGGGCGCAGGAGGACAAGGCAGCGAACAGTTGA
- a CDS encoding TVP38/TMEM64 family protein encodes MIGGNGAKRRRLTRLVSILSIMYIVVFFGICLRGFFDGAFRSVESFQEYIRGFGMFAPLFLLSFQAMQVVIPVLPGFVGCAAGAIMFGPMLGFWCNYIGISAGSIIAFFLARRFGTPLLQEVFPREKYRKWAAWSSKSRCYTLLLFLAVLLPLCPDDYLCYLSGVTKMTSRKFIGIILLGKPWCILAYSLGFSLIR; translated from the coding sequence ATGATTGGCGGGAACGGTGCAAAACGACGGAGGCTGACGCGGCTTGTCTCCATCCTTTCCATAATGTATATCGTAGTGTTCTTCGGCATCTGCCTGAGGGGCTTCTTTGACGGCGCGTTTCGTTCCGTAGAGAGCTTTCAGGAATATATCAGAGGCTTCGGCATGTTTGCGCCGCTTTTCCTGCTGTCCTTTCAGGCGATGCAGGTCGTTATCCCGGTATTGCCGGGCTTCGTGGGCTGTGCGGCGGGCGCGATTATGTTCGGACCGATGCTGGGCTTCTGGTGCAATTACATCGGGATCAGCGCCGGCTCCATCATTGCGTTCTTCCTCGCCAGAAGATTCGGCACGCCGCTCCTGCAGGAGGTTTTCCCGCGGGAGAAATATAGGAAGTGGGCGGCATGGTCCTCGAAAAGCAGATGCTATACGCTGCTGCTTTTCCTTGCGGTGCTGCTGCCGCTCTGTCCGGACGACTATCTCTGCTATCTGAGCGGCGTCACGAAGATGACCTCCAGAAAGTTTATAGGGATTATCCTGCTGGGAAAGCCATGGTGCATCCTCGCATACAGTCTGGGCTTCTCGCTGATCCGCTAA
- a CDS encoding chloride channel protein, whose translation MNYKDYGRHLLEALLIGLKWIGFGILCGILVGGVSAKFANGIVLVTKFRTAHPQILYLLPLAGLFIIAYYRLLGVKQPKGTNLVLSSIREGEAVPGRMAPLIILSTILTHLFGGSAGREGAALQVGGSMGDALGRLVRIPQKDRRTVIICGMSASFSALFGTPLAAAILSMEISTVGIMYYSSLVPAVISALTAHLIAQRLGVTGEAFPIPNLPVFGARTALITILFSVGCAVVSVLFCTVMHRMKRLMQHRFPNSYLRVLVASAVVIVLTLLVGDQTYNGTGAHILEQCMTEPGFRIVWYAFLLKILFTAVTLSGGFQGGEIVPSLFIGATFGNAVAAFSGLDPAFLSALGMCAVFCGVTNCPMATLLISFELFGFGASSFFLIAVAITYLFSGNYGLYASQKILYSKLEHSRVDRFTH comes from the coding sequence ATGAATTACAAAGATTACGGCCGCCATCTGCTGGAAGCACTCCTGATCGGACTGAAATGGATCGGCTTCGGCATCCTCTGCGGCATCCTCGTGGGCGGTGTCTCCGCGAAATTCGCGAACGGCATCGTCCTCGTGACGAAGTTCCGGACGGCGCATCCGCAGATCCTCTATCTTCTTCCGCTCGCCGGGCTGTTCATCATCGCCTATTACCGCCTGCTCGGCGTGAAGCAGCCGAAGGGCACCAATCTGGTGCTCAGCTCCATCCGGGAGGGAGAAGCCGTGCCGGGGCGGATGGCTCCGCTGATTATCCTCTCCACGATCCTGACCCACCTCTTCGGCGGCTCTGCGGGACGGGAGGGGGCTGCACTTCAGGTCGGCGGCTCTATGGGCGATGCCCTCGGACGGCTCGTGCGGATCCCGCAGAAGGATCGGCGCACCGTCATTATCTGCGGAATGAGCGCCTCCTTCTCCGCACTTTTCGGCACGCCGCTGGCGGCAGCGATTCTGTCCATGGAGATCAGCACCGTCGGAATCATGTATTACTCCTCGCTCGTGCCCGCCGTCATTTCAGCGCTCACCGCGCATCTGATCGCCCAGAGGCTCGGCGTCACCGGAGAAGCATTCCCGATTCCGAACCTTCCCGTCTTTGGGGCGCGAACCGCGCTCATCACGATTCTCTTCTCCGTCGGCTGTGCTGTCGTCAGCGTGCTCTTCTGCACCGTGATGCACCGCATGAAGCGGCTGATGCAGCATCGATTCCCGAATTCCTATCTCCGTGTTCTCGTCGCCTCCGCCGTCGTGATCGTCCTCACCCTGCTCGTCGGGGATCAGACCTATAACGGAACCGGCGCGCATATTCTGGAGCAGTGTATGACGGAACCGGGCTTCCGCATCGTATGGTATGCCTTCCTCCTGAAGATCCTGTTCACGGCGGTGACGCTTTCCGGCGGCTTCCAGGGCGGAGAAATCGTCCCCTCACTCTTCATCGGCGCAACATTCGGCAATGCCGTCGCCGCCTTTTCAGGACTTGATCCGGCGTTTCTTTCCGCGCTCGGAATGTGCGCCGTATTCTGCGGCGTCACCAACTGCCCGATGGCGACGCTGCTGATCAGCTTTGAGCTCTTCGGCTTCGGCGCCTCCTCCTTCTTCCTGATCGCGGTCGCCATTACATACCTCTTCTCCGGCAACTACGGACTCTACGCCTCGCAGAAGATCCTGTATTCGAAGCTGGAACACAGCCGTGTAGATCGCTTCACGCATTAA
- a CDS encoding ROK family protein has protein sequence MLYGALEAGGTKMICALGDENGRILEQISLPTIEPSVTMPRIIEYFRDKEITGLGIACFGPIDLNPNSATYGFITTTPKLKWANFNIVRTMKEALHIPIGFDTDVNGSLLGEVCYGAAKGLENVLYLTIGTGVGGGVMANGRLLHGMLHPELGHITMLPHPSDSYRGHCPYHGICFEGMAAGPAIEERWGRKGAELADLPEVWELEAYYIAQALKNLILTLSPERIILGGGVMHQLQLFPMIRASVLTQLNGYLDTKELRDIDHYIVPASLHDDQGIMGCIKLAIDAAALSA, from the coding sequence ATGTTATATGGAGCACTGGAAGCCGGCGGCACGAAGATGATCTGTGCGCTCGGCGACGAGAACGGAAGAATACTGGAGCAGATCTCGCTCCCGACAATCGAGCCATCCGTGACCATGCCGCGGATCATCGAATATTTCAGGGACAAGGAGATCACTGGACTCGGCATCGCCTGCTTCGGGCCGATCGACCTGAACCCGAACTCCGCGACCTACGGCTTTATCACGACCACGCCGAAACTGAAATGGGCAAATTTCAACATCGTCAGAACAATGAAGGAGGCACTGCATATCCCGATCGGCTTCGATACCGATGTAAACGGCTCTCTCCTCGGCGAGGTGTGCTACGGAGCGGCGAAGGGGCTCGAGAATGTGCTCTACCTGACCATCGGCACCGGCGTCGGCGGTGGTGTCATGGCGAACGGCAGACTCCTCCACGGCATGCTGCATCCGGAGCTCGGGCATATCACGATGCTTCCGCACCCGAGCGACTCCTACCGCGGACACTGCCCCTATCATGGAATCTGTTTCGAGGGCATGGCGGCAGGTCCCGCGATTGAGGAACGCTGGGGCAGAAAGGGCGCAGAGCTCGCCGATCTCCCTGAGGTCTGGGAGCTGGAGGCGTACTATATCGCGCAGGCTCTGAAAAACCTCATCCTTACGTTGAGCCCGGAACGCATCATCCTGGGGGGCGGCGTCATGCACCAGCTGCAGCTCTTCCCCATGATCCGTGCCTCTGTCCTTACGCAGCTGAACGGTTACCTCGATACGAAGGAGCTTCGGGATATCGACCATTATATCGTCCCTGCGAGTCTCCATGACGATCAGGGCATCATGGGCTGCATCAAGCTGGCGATCGACGCCGCGGCGCTTTCCGCTTGA
- a CDS encoding alpha-amylase family protein has translation MEKRAELTKEFSERLEKNLDELKWLYAELYHNDDNAFQYFLSMLSRMYETRPEELRALDREREADPGWYRGNDMLGMLMYTGCFAGNLRGVREHLPYIKESGVNYVHLMPLLSSPKGRSDGGYAVSDFRQVDPELGTMEELSELAADCHRNGMSLCLDFVMNHTSEEHEWARRARGGEKEFQDRYFFFDNWNIPNAFEETVPQVFPQTAPGNFSWCEAVQKVVMTTFYPYQWDLNYKNPTVFNDMTENMLFLCNHGVDIIRLDAVPYIWKTLGTSCRNLPQVHTLVRIMRMASEIVCPGTLLLGEVVMEPSKVVPYFGTVEKPECQMLYNVTTMATTWHTVATRDVRLMKHQLGQVFALPKQYTFLNYLRCHDDIGWGLDYDFLRQFGIDEVGHKRFLNDFFRGYFYGSDARGELYNDDPRLGDARLCGTTASLCGIEAAEYEGNAWKLDRAIRLDIMLHAFLLTQSGIPVIYSGDEIGQLNDYGYHHDPYKWDDSRYLHRGSFSWEAEQRRKEPGSREARIFDALRRLETLRSTHPVFLSSADTWVLETYNDHVLGIGRYIEGEKLVALFNFGEQDETAWVNEPEDYIDLLTGAQRPARAVGVPAFDFAWLLWKREEAPEKRKPAEMSESKKSGRKQRKTEIPIEAEKSETERRKAEKLAGSEGSAPVRRRTKKTGRAAGCIKEEG, from the coding sequence ATGGAGAAAAGAGCAGAACTAACGAAAGAGTTCTCGGAACGCTTGGAGAAGAATCTGGATGAGCTGAAGTGGCTCTATGCAGAGCTGTATCATAATGACGACAATGCCTTTCAGTATTTCCTTTCTATGCTCTCCCGGATGTACGAGACGCGTCCGGAGGAGCTTAGAGCACTGGATCGGGAGAGAGAGGCAGATCCGGGCTGGTATCGCGGCAACGATATGCTCGGGATGCTGATGTATACGGGCTGCTTCGCAGGAAATCTCCGCGGTGTGCGGGAGCACCTTCCCTATATCAAGGAATCCGGTGTGAACTATGTTCATCTGATGCCTTTGCTCTCCAGTCCGAAGGGACGTTCGGACGGCGGCTATGCCGTTTCGGATTTCCGGCAGGTCGATCCGGAGCTTGGCACCATGGAGGAGCTCTCGGAGCTTGCGGCGGACTGTCATAGGAACGGGATGAGTCTCTGTCTCGACTTCGTGATGAATCACACCTCGGAGGAGCACGAGTGGGCGAGACGGGCGCGCGGCGGGGAGAAGGAGTTTCAGGATCGATATTTCTTTTTCGATAACTGGAATATCCCGAACGCCTTCGAGGAGACTGTCCCGCAGGTATTCCCGCAGACCGCACCGGGGAATTTCAGCTGGTGCGAGGCGGTGCAGAAGGTAGTCATGACGACCTTCTATCCTTACCAATGGGATCTGAATTATAAAAACCCGACGGTATTCAACGATATGACGGAAAATATGCTTTTCCTCTGTAATCATGGAGTAGATATCATTCGTCTGGATGCCGTGCCCTATATATGGAAGACGCTTGGCACCAGCTGCCGGAACCTCCCGCAGGTGCATACGCTCGTCCGGATCATGCGGATGGCATCGGAGATCGTCTGTCCGGGAACACTGCTGCTCGGCGAGGTCGTGATGGAGCCCTCTAAGGTCGTTCCCTACTTCGGCACGGTGGAGAAGCCGGAGTGCCAGATGCTCTACAATGTCACGACGATGGCGACAACCTGGCATACGGTAGCGACGAGGGATGTGCGGCTGATGAAGCACCAGCTCGGACAGGTCTTCGCGCTTCCGAAGCAGTATACCTTCCTGAACTATTTGCGTTGTCATGATGATATCGGCTGGGGGCTGGATTATGACTTCCTCCGGCAGTTTGGCATCGACGAGGTCGGGCACAAGCGTTTCCTGAATGACTTTTTCCGCGGCTACTTCTACGGCTCCGATGCGAGAGGGGAGCTGTACAATGATGACCCGCGCTTAGGGGATGCCCGTCTCTGCGGGACGACCGCCTCGCTCTGCGGCATCGAGGCGGCGGAGTACGAGGGGAATGCGTGGAAGCTGGATCGGGCGATCCGGCTCGACATCATGCTGCATGCCTTCCTGCTGACCCAGTCCGGTATTCCGGTGATCTATTCCGGAGATGAGATCGGACAGCTCAACGATTACGGCTATCATCACGATCCCTACAAGTGGGATGATTCGAGATACCTGCACAGGGGAAGCTTCTCCTGGGAGGCAGAACAGAGGCGGAAGGAGCCGGGAAGCAGAGAGGCGAGGATCTTTGACGCGCTCAGGAGGCTGGAAACCCTTCGGAGCACGCATCCGGTTTTCCTGTCCTCCGCGGATACCTGGGTGCTCGAAACCTACAATGACCATGTCCTAGGGATCGGCAGATATATTGAAGGGGAGAAGCTGGTAGCACTCTTCAACTTCGGAGAGCAGGATGAGACAGCATGGGTCAACGAGCCGGAGGATTATATAGATCTCCTGACGGGTGCGCAGCGTCCGGCACGGGCGGTCGGTGTTCCTGCGTTTGACTTTGCATGGCTTCTGTGGAAGAGGGAGGAAGCGCCGGAGAAGCGGAAGCCCGCTGAGATGTCGGAAAGTAAGAAGTCCGGGCGGAAACAACGGAAAACAGAAATCCCCATAGAAGCGGAGAAAAGCGAAACAGAGAGACGGAAAGCAGAGAAACTGGCAGGATCGGAGGGCTCTGCACCTGTACGGCGGAGAACGAAGAAGACGGGACGCGCTGCTGGTTGTATCAAGGAGGAGGGCTGA
- a CDS encoding HAD family hydrolase, producing MGKLIFLDIDGTLTETGTNTPPDSAVRAMARARENGHRLFLCTGRNPDMLRPLLRYPFDGMVASSGAYVKVGETVLYDHPIAAETLRLALETLHRNGVFCTIEGTGGAFGDADLKDFLNGTEGGNSEIERWRRVLSENLGIRPMAEYAGQPIHKIVIMAREAAQLTECRRLLEKDFHFVLQDVPAHGCVNGEIVSRDFDKGKGVRRIIEYLDMPLSDTIGFGDSMNDLEMLETVGYAVCMANGSPALRERADWVCPAVTEDGIYKAFEKLGLL from the coding sequence ATGGGGAAGCTGATTTTTCTGGATATTGACGGGACGCTGACGGAAACGGGAACCAATACCCCTCCGGACTCTGCGGTGCGTGCAATGGCGCGGGCGCGGGAGAACGGACACCGGCTCTTCCTCTGCACCGGACGGAACCCGGACATGCTGCGCCCGCTGCTCCGTTATCCCTTCGATGGGATGGTGGCGAGCTCCGGCGCTTATGTGAAGGTCGGAGAAACCGTGCTCTATGACCATCCGATCGCAGCGGAGACGCTGCGGCTTGCATTGGAAACCCTGCATCGGAACGGTGTATTCTGTACGATCGAGGGAACCGGCGGCGCCTTCGGTGATGCGGATCTGAAGGACTTCCTCAACGGCACGGAGGGAGGCAACTCCGAGATCGAGCGCTGGCGCAGGGTGCTTTCCGAGAACCTCGGCATCCGTCCGATGGCGGAGTATGCGGGACAGCCGATTCACAAGATTGTCATTATGGCACGGGAGGCAGCGCAGCTCACGGAGTGCCGGCGTCTCTTGGAAAAGGACTTTCACTTCGTCCTGCAGGACGTCCCGGCGCACGGCTGTGTCAACGGGGAGATCGTGAGCCGCGACTTCGACAAGGGGAAGGGCGTCCGACGGATCATAGAGTATCTGGATATGCCGCTTTCCGATACCATTGGCTTCGGGGACAGCATGAACGACCTCGAAATGCTGGAAACAGTGGGCTATGCGGTCTGCATGGCGAACGGTTCTCCGGCGCTCAGGGAGCGTGCGGATTGGGTTTGTCCGGCGGTCACGGAGGATGGCATTTATAAGGCATTCGAGAAGCTCGGGCTGCTGTAA